GGCAGGATCGAGCCACCGAAGGGGATGGTGCTCTCCCGGGACGTCGACGAGATGCTCGACGCCCTGGTGGGCGACCTGACCCGCTTCGGCCTCCCCGCGCCCGACCACGAGGCGCTGAGCAGCCACCCGATCATGAACACCCAGGTGCTCCACCACCTCGCGCACGGCGACCTCGTCGCGAAGCCCGACGTCGAGCGGCTGACCCCGGGCGGCGCGGTGTTCGCCGACGGCAGCGAGGTCGAGCTCGACGAGGTGATCCTGGCGACGGGCTACACCTACGCCCTGCCCTTCCTCGACGAGTCGCTGCTGACCTGGGACCGCGGCCATCCCCAGCTGTGGCTGAACATCTGCGCCCGCGAGCACGACTCGCTCTACGTGCTGGGCTTCGTGGAGCTCGCCGACGCGGCCTACCAGCGCTTCGACGAGATGGCGCAGCTGGTCGTGATGGACATCCACGCCCGCGAGACCGGTCGGCACAAGGCCGAGCTGAGCGAGCTCAAGCGCACCGACCACCCCGACCTGCGCGGCGGGATCGACTACGTCGACAGCCCGCGGCACGCCAGCTACGTCGAGCGCACGACCTACATCGACCACCTGGCAGGGCTGCGCGAGCGCTTCGGCTGGTTCGACGTCGACGACGACACGTACGCCGACCTGGTCGTCGAGCCGGACGGTCAGTAGCGCTGCAAGCCGCGGATGTGGAAGCCGCCCCAGCCGCTGACGAAGTCCTGCGAAGCGTGCGGGTAGCGCTTGGTGGACTTGCGCACCCAGCCGTCGGACGTCCATCGGAAGGTGCTGATGCGGGCGTCGAACGTCCGGCAGTCGTCGTTGCGGTCGGCACGCTTGAGGCGCACGACACCGGGCGGCTCGTCCTGGCGGCGCCACCAGCCGTACTCGATCGCGTAGGCGCCGTCGATCGTCCACACCCCGCCACGAGGGCTCGGCGCGTGACGCTCGACGAGCTTGCCGCCCTGGTAGGCGAGGGCGGCGAAGAACTGCGTGTGGGCGCCGGCCATGACCCCGAGGAACAGCTCCTTGCCGGGGCGCCCGTCGACGTTCGCCGCGCCCTGCCACGGCGACCCGTACCAGCCGGCGGTCTTGCGCGTCGCCGTCACCACCCGGGAGCCGACCGACACCCGCACGGTCCACGACCCGTTCTGGGTGTCCCCGCGGCGGACGAGGCCCACCTTGTTGGGCGTGCCGTTGCCGTTGACGTCGACGTCCAGCCGACCCGCGGAGCCTACGACCATCACGCCCGGCGTCCTAGGGTCGGGGGATGCAGACCCTTCCCTTCGGCACCTGGCCCTCCCCGATCAGCCCGGAGGACCTCGCCACCGGCACGGTCGGCCTCGACGAGGTGCGGGTCGACGGTCCGTCGACGTACTGGCTGGAGCTGCGGCCCACCGAGGCGGGGCGCGTCGCGCTCGTGCGGCACGACGGCTCGACCGCCGCGGACGTGCTGGGCACGGAGTGGAACGTCCGCTCGCGCGTCCAGGAGTACGGCGGCGGGAGCTACGCCGTGCAGGACGGCACGGTCGTGTTCTCCCACTTCGACGACGGGCGGCTGCGGCGGCTGGACCGCGGCGCCGAGGAGCCGGTCGCGATCACGCCCGAGGGCCCCTGGAGGTACGGCGGCCTGGTGCTGCACGGCGACCGCGTCTACGCGGTGCGCGAGGACCACTCGCGCGAGCCCGAGCCCGCCAACGAGCTGGTGCGCCTCGACCTGCGCGGCGACAACGAGGGCGGGGGCACGGTGCTCCACACGGGCAACGACTTCGTCTCGCGGCCGGCGGTCTCCCCGGACGGCGCCGAGATCGCGTTCGTGACCTACGACCACCCCCACATGCCGTGGGACTCGACCCGGCTGCTCCGCGCGCGGCTGACCGCCGACGGGGTCGCCGACGTCGTCGTGGTCGCCGGCCGCGAGGGCGTCTCGGTGCTGCAGCCGCAGTTCGGGCCCGACGGGGCTCTGTGGTTCATCGGCGACGAGTCCGGCTGGTGGCTGCTGCACCGTGACACCGGCGACGGTCCGGTGGCGGTGCACGAGGAGCGGGCCGACCACGGCAGTCCTCAGTGGGTGCTGGGGATGCGCGACTTCGCCGTCCTCGACGCCGACCGCGCGCTGGTGCGGTGGTGGCGGCTCGACGGACAGGGCGTCGGCGTGCTCGACGCCCGGACCGGGGTGACCGAACCGCTCGCCCAGGCGGGGACCTTCAACGACCACCTCGTCGCCACCGACGGCGAGGTCGCGTTCGAGCGCGGCGACGGGCAGGGGCCGTCCGTGGTGCTGCGCGGCCCGGCGGCGGGCCCGCTGCGGGTGCTCAACCCCCGCGACGAGACGCCCGACCCGGCGCACGTCTCGCTGCCGCTGCCGTGGACCTGGCGCAACTCCGAGGGCGACGAGGTGCACGGCGTCCGCTTCGAGCCGCGCAACGCCGACGTGACGGGGCCCGAGGGCGACCTGCCCCCACTGGTCGTGATGGCGCACGGCGGCCCGACCGGTCGCGCGGAGATGCGCTACTCCGCGGCGACGCAGTTCTGGACCTCTCGCGGCTTCGCGGTCCTCCTGGTCAACTACTCCGGCAGCACGGGCTTCGGTCGCGCCTACCGCGACCGCCTCCTCGGTCGCTGGGGCACCGTCGACATCGACGACATCGTCACGGGTGCCCGCTCGGTGGCCGAGGCGGGGCACGCCGACGGTTCGCGGCTGGTGATCCGAGGCGGGAGCGCCGGTGGCTACGCCGTGCTGCGCGCGATGACCACCAGCGACGCGTTCGCCGCCGGCACGAGCCTCTTCGGCGTCGCTGACCTCGGGGCGCTGGCCGAGCACACGCACAAGTTCGAGTCGCGCTACCTCGACCGTCTCGTCGCCCCGTGGCCCGAGGGGCGGGCGACCTACGACGAGCGCTCCCCGATCAACCACATCGCCGACCTCCACGGGGAGCTGCTGCTCCTGCAGGGACGCGACGACCTCGTCGTACCCCTTGCGCAGGCGGAGGAGCTGGCGGCCGCCCTGCGCGAGGCCGGTCGCGACGTCGAGCTCCAGGTGTACGACGGCGAGGGGCACGGCTTCCGCCGCAAGGAGACGATCATCGACGCCCTCGAGCGCGAGCTGGCGTTCTACGTCCGCGTGCTCGGCCTCGCCTGACCGCCGGTCGAGGACGGGCCGGTCGTACCCCTGCCCGGGTACGACCGACTCTGCCGGTGACGCGTCCGGACCCCTACGGTGGGTGCCGACCGAAGGGGGTGACATGGTGGGCCGGTGGCGGGGGGCGCTCGTGGTGCTGCTGGCGGCCGCGGTCGCGGGCATCCCGTCCTCACCCAGCACCGGACGGACGGCACCGGGGACGACGTCCCTCGGGCAGGCCCAGCAGGTCCAGCAGGTCGAGCCCCGCGTCGTGCTGCGGCCGCGGCCCAACGTCGTGTTCATCATGACCGACGACATGCGGGACGACGACCTGCGCTTCATGCCGTGGACCCGCCGGATGATCGGCGACAAGGGCGTGCGGTTCCGCAACTCGTTCTCGCCCTACCCGCTGTGCTGCCCGGCCCGTGCCTCGGTGCTCACCGGGCGCTACGCCCACAACCACCGCGTGATGAGCGTGCTGCTGCCCTACGCCTTCCCGTCGTTCGACGACCGGTCGACGTTCGCCACCTGGCTGCACGACTCCGGCTACACCACGACCTACGTCGGGAAGTACCTCAACGGCTTCGGCAAGTGGCCGGCGCCGCGGTCGTCGGGAGGGACCTCGCTGTCCTACGTGCCGCCCGGGTGGACCGACTGGAGGGCGTCGTTCGACCAGGGCTTCGCTCCGTTCAGCCCCTACGCCGGGGACACCTACGACTTCTTCGACACCACCCTGAGCCGCAACGGCCACGGCTTCACCCCCTACGAGGGTCGCTACCAGACGCGGGTCTACGGCCGCCTCAGCGAGCGGATCATCGCCCGGAGGGCGGCGTCCGAGCGGCCGTTCCTCTTCTACCTCTCCTTCGCCGCGCCGCACCACGGCTGGCCGGTCGAGCCCGACGACCCGGGCCCCGTCGTGCGCGACGACGGTGAGGTGACGACGTTCCCCACGACCGCGCGGCCGAACGACGTCAAGGGGGCCTTCGACCGCAGGATCCGCCAGGCGCCCGGGGTGTCGTGGGTGGACCCCGACTTCCGCGACAAGCCCGGCTACCTCCAGAAGCCTGCGCTCAACGCGGCCGAGAAGGCAGCGCTGCTGGAGGTGACGCGCCAGCGGGCCGAGGCCCTGTCGGTCGTCGACGAGCAGGTGCGGCGGACCGTTCGTGCCCTCCGGCGCAGTGGCGAGCTCGGCCGCACGCTGGTGGTGTTCACCTCCGACAACGGCTACTTCCTCGGTGAGCAGCGGATGCGCGAGGGCAAGATCTGGCCGCACGAGCCGTCGCTGCGGGTGCCGCTGCTGATGCGGGGGCCGGGCATCCCCGCGGGCCAGGTCAGGAACGACCCGTTCAGCTCCATCGACTTCGCCCCGACCATCGCCGAGCTCGCCGGCGTGACCCCGCGGACCCAGGTCGACGGGGTGTCGCTGCTCGGGGTGGCGCGGCACGGCGACCGCGGCTGGACCCGCGGCGTGCTGACCGAGACCGGACCGCAGCACCCGGAGATCGAGCGGCGGACCGACTGGGCCGGCCGGGCCGTGCTGCCGGGAGGCGACCGCGACGTCCGGTTCGCCATCGGCCTGCGCACGCCGCGCTACCTCTACGTCGACCTGGCCTCCGGGGCCCACGAGCTCTACGACCTACGCCGCGACCCACGCGAGTACGTCAACCTCGCGCGCCGGCCGTCGTACGCCGGACGTCTGCGCCTGCTGGCCGACGTCCTCGCGCGACTGCGCGACTGCCAGGGCGAGGAGTGCAGCCGTCCGCTCCCACCGGACCTCGCGGGACGGTGACGACGGCCCGGGCGCAGTGCAGGATGGCGGCGTGAAGGTCGCCCTGATGGTCACGTGCATCAACGACGCGCTGGTGCCGCAGACCGGCCGAGCCGTGGTGACGCTGCTGCGGCGACTGGGCGTGGACGTCGACTTCCCCGAGGGACAGACCTGCTGCGGCCAGCCGATGGTCAACACCGGCTACCTCGACGAGGCGGTGCCGGTGGTGCGCACCTTCGTCCGCGCCTTCGAGGGGTACGACGCCGTGGTCACGCCGAGCGGCTCGTGCGCCGGGTGTGCGCGGCACCAGCACGCGATCGTGGCCCGTCGCTCGGACGACCCTGCCTTCGTCGCAGCCGTCGAGGAGACCGCGCCCAAGGTCTTCGAGCTGAGCGAGTTCCTTGTCGACGTGCTGGGGGTGGAGGACGTGGGTGCGTCGTTCCCGCACCGCGTGACCTACCACCCGACCTGCCACTCGCTGCGGATGCTCGGCGTCGGGGACCGCCCGCTGCGGCTGCTGCGCGCGGTGCGCGGCATCGACCTGGTCGAGCTGCCCGGAGCCGAGCAGTGCTGCGGCTTCGGCGGCACCTTCGCGGTGAAGAACGCCGACACCTCGGTGGCCATGGGCGCGGACAAGGCCCGCCACGTGCGGTCCACGGGGGCCGAGGTGCTGGTCGCCGGCGACAGCTCGTGCCTGATGCACGTGGGCGGACTGCTCTCGCGCGAGCGGGCCGGCGTACGCGTGATGCACCTCGCCGAGGTGCTGGCCGCGCAGGAGGGGACGTGACCGGGACGTTCCTCGGCATGCCGCCTTTCCCCGAAGCGGCGCGCATCGCGCTGGCGAACACCCAGCTGCGCACCAACCTGGCGCACGCCACGGCGACGATCCGGGACAAGCGCGCGCGGGTGGTCGCCGAGGTCGACGACTGGGAGGAGCTGCGCACCGCGGGCGCGGCGACCAAGGACCGCGTGCTGCTCGACCTCGACACCCACCTGGTGCGTCTGGAGGAGTCGCTGATCCGCGCGGGAGCGACCGTGCACTGGGCGCGCGACGCCGAGGAGGCCTGCCG
This genomic window from Nocardioides marmoribigeumensis contains:
- a CDS encoding alpha/beta hydrolase family protein yields the protein MQTLPFGTWPSPISPEDLATGTVGLDEVRVDGPSTYWLELRPTEAGRVALVRHDGSTAADVLGTEWNVRSRVQEYGGGSYAVQDGTVVFSHFDDGRLRRLDRGAEEPVAITPEGPWRYGGLVLHGDRVYAVREDHSREPEPANELVRLDLRGDNEGGGTVLHTGNDFVSRPAVSPDGAEIAFVTYDHPHMPWDSTRLLRARLTADGVADVVVVAGREGVSVLQPQFGPDGALWFIGDESGWWLLHRDTGDGPVAVHEERADHGSPQWVLGMRDFAVLDADRALVRWWRLDGQGVGVLDARTGVTEPLAQAGTFNDHLVATDGEVAFERGDGQGPSVVLRGPAAGPLRVLNPRDETPDPAHVSLPLPWTWRNSEGDEVHGVRFEPRNADVTGPEGDLPPLVVMAHGGPTGRAEMRYSAATQFWTSRGFAVLLVNYSGSTGFGRAYRDRLLGRWGTVDIDDIVTGARSVAEAGHADGSRLVIRGGSAGGYAVLRAMTTSDAFAAGTSLFGVADLGALAEHTHKFESRYLDRLVAPWPEGRATYDERSPINHIADLHGELLLLQGRDDLVVPLAQAEELAAALREAGRDVELQVYDGEGHGFRRKETIIDALERELAFYVRVLGLA
- a CDS encoding sulfatase family protein yields the protein MVGRWRGALVVLLAAAVAGIPSSPSTGRTAPGTTSLGQAQQVQQVEPRVVLRPRPNVVFIMTDDMRDDDLRFMPWTRRMIGDKGVRFRNSFSPYPLCCPARASVLTGRYAHNHRVMSVLLPYAFPSFDDRSTFATWLHDSGYTTTYVGKYLNGFGKWPAPRSSGGTSLSYVPPGWTDWRASFDQGFAPFSPYAGDTYDFFDTTLSRNGHGFTPYEGRYQTRVYGRLSERIIARRAASERPFLFYLSFAAPHHGWPVEPDDPGPVVRDDGEVTTFPTTARPNDVKGAFDRRIRQAPGVSWVDPDFRDKPGYLQKPALNAAEKAALLEVTRQRAEALSVVDEQVRRTVRALRRSGELGRTLVVFTSDNGYFLGEQRMREGKIWPHEPSLRVPLLMRGPGIPAGQVRNDPFSSIDFAPTIAELAGVTPRTQVDGVSLLGVARHGDRGWTRGVLTETGPQHPEIERRTDWAGRAVLPGGDRDVRFAIGLRTPRYLYVDLASGAHELYDLRRDPREYVNLARRPSYAGRLRLLADVLARLRDCQGEECSRPLPPDLAGR
- a CDS encoding (Fe-S)-binding protein → MVTCINDALVPQTGRAVVTLLRRLGVDVDFPEGQTCCGQPMVNTGYLDEAVPVVRTFVRAFEGYDAVVTPSGSCAGCARHQHAIVARRSDDPAFVAAVEETAPKVFELSEFLVDVLGVEDVGASFPHRVTYHPTCHSLRMLGVGDRPLRLLRAVRGIDLVELPGAEQCCGFGGTFAVKNADTSVAMGADKARHVRSTGAEVLVAGDSSCLMHVGGLLSRERAGVRVMHLAEVLAAQEGT